Proteins encoded by one window of Haematobia irritans isolate KBUSLIRL chromosome 2, ASM5000362v1, whole genome shotgun sequence:
- the LOC142226238 gene encoding uncharacterized protein LOC142226238: MAKISRRAVASSSSNSAASSSSSSYSIPSDHSGRLENRINSNTIINERKSVRSISSAVSSSRFIDTPLGGGRDIDYGSDDSQTAVSGTADPLRNDGSPVTTSSHNNVYTYTPTTTGPNKHAPYTASPMPPGKYNETEATPTLSPRELIRAQFFATYDVMTGVRIAATLGGFFGLMVFLIVYKSRSSSNETLKVLKDPKMAAVAAVCMQEEEEREIQEAMVATGMSIYPDEYDAILYRRQRMLSLGNVSAPPMLNRGFRFSSVGGGYSSLLEPPRRFSLSSASGALSVGGGSYVGSRRRSGSETSRIFSNYPMGSSFGTDDYFVETDDEFDNGDFQQRVMASTLDEELVGKHHKRSDSTKSKQGFLEVPLMGQDSRRSSAMTCCSTDSSYLERRCSAFTLGLSNLPPSLQRKCSTASRASSTDMWDYYYPDIQVIQPTPKPSPLSSERSIYEQLQAQQSQQQSQASKPLTTTINATNSTTTIPIESSLRGFTTVTSTSSGSNGKATKPPAGSSSKASEKSGGVSPSQKCIPKHSIAYYDPESAQSGRKQQIHSISADTVDVYPYNQPLNERGIYEATAPAQSAPPVGVHQGFRFTDSPTDELRLNVRRKIAVVELPRIPYPEQDTPSSLSGLACENNNNSFPYSNSAAAKAAANAANSSSISIDSTPLSIDKLNGSGSLGTVSAKALFNADRRAPLASLSSFKISSLEYQDSEVRSVDEEDSVFLDSVADTDEDLRQMSSESEEASLQDYVADIDPHNSGTTGSLMHHDSSMPNAAGRALRYPMERHFSLGAQTIANTTTTTSSSAVTGANIVPTTASARTRRSMLQRNRTISVSSSDRVALLGHPLRDFHSPSSSIDSKQTPLETHFGAIICTNSPPTHPRRAQLLQQYSDPQSQPTTTTTTTNTTEEDTCSTLNTEVGMGIEMPGDVIDFVITGSNETMGLSSTTPRGGSSLTHHSSLNTVVSFGRSSPPNQETQLGSIEAKQDLLMKLQLQQQQLPISASTTTTQYDPCASSISDSFIQTKETLIKMPSSLKSLILNKPSKTTTTTATISDPANKTTTTTTTPPSPSQQPINIISRSASNLTFPPEIANTTTTGTQPLNFFTTLNEAPMYDVSHSPCPSVMLELPLIRLPTEEDNTSVRSADPPDAGDHSLSCKSDETPQHFDPSLPSSSRKWSKETLF; encoded by the exons ACCTAACAAACATGCACCATATACTGCCTCCCCAATGCCTCCTGGTAAATACAATGAAACCGAGGCAACTCCAACTCTTAGTCCAAGGGAACTCATTCGTGCACAGTTTTTTGCCACCTACGATGTCATGACCGGAGTGCGTATAGCTGCAACATTGGGTGGATTCTTTGGTCTCATGGTATTCCTGATAGTCTATAAGAGTCGAAGCAGTTCCAATGAGACTTTAAAAGTGCTAAAG gatCCTAAAATGGCGGCTGTGGCCGCTGTTTGCATGCAAGAAGAGGAAGAACGTGAAATACAAGAagccatggttgccactgggaTGTCCATATATCCGGATGAATATGATGCCATTTTGTATAGGCGCCAGCGTATGTTATCTTTGGGAAATGTGAGTGCTCCACCTATGCTAAATCGGGGTTTTCGATTCTCCTCAGTTGGTGGTGGCTACAGTAGCCTGTTGGAGCCCCCTAGACGTTTCTCCCTCTCATCTGCTTCGGGTGCTTTGAGCGTCGGAGGTGGTAGTTATGTTGGAAGTCGCAGAAGAAGTGGTTCGGAAACTTCACGAATATTTAGTAATTACCCTATGGGTAGTAGTTTTGGTACAGATGATTATTTTGTGGAAACCGATGATGAGTTCGACAATGGAGATTTTCAGCAAAGAGTAATGGCATCGACATTGGACGAAGAACTGGTGGGGAAACATCACAAGCGCAGTGATTCTACAAAAAGTAAACAAGGGTTTCTCGAAGTGCCACTTATG GGACAAGATTCACGACGCAGCAGTGCCATGACTTGCTGCAGCACTGATAGCTCATATCTGGAAAGACGTTGTTCAGCCTTCACTTTGGGTTTGTCAAACCTGCCGCCTTCATTACagcgaaaatgttctacagcATCTCGAGCCTCGAGCACCGATATGTGGGACTATTATTATCCCGATATTCAAGTCATACAACCTACACCCAAGCCATCACCCTTGTCTTCGGAGCGAAGCATCTATGAACAATTGCAGGCACAACAATCACAGCAACAATCTCAGGCCTCGAAACCATTAACAACGACTATCAATGCTACCAATTCCACAACAACAATACCCATAGAGTCTTCCTTAAGAGGCTTTACCACAGTCACCAGCACCTCTAGTGGTAGTAATGGTAAGGCAACCAAGCCACCAGCGGGCAGCAGCTCCAAAGCCAGTGAGAAATCAGGAGGTGTATCACCTTCTCAGAAATGTATACCCAAGCATAGCATAGCCTACTATGACCCGGAGAGTGCTCAGTCGGGAAGAAAGCAACAAATCCACTCCATAAGTGCGGACACTGTCGATGTTTACCCCTACAATCAGCCGCTGAATGAGCGGGGTATCTATGAGGCCACTGCCCCAGCACAATCAGCTCCTCCCGTGGGAGTACATCAAGGCTTCCGTTTCACAGATTCTCCCACAGATGAGCTACGTCTAAATGTTAGACGTAAAATAGCAGTGGTAGAACTTCCACGTATACCTTATCCGGAGCAGGATACACCATCCAGCCTATCGGGTTTAGCGTGTGAGAATAACAATAACAGTTTTCCCTATTCAAATTCCGCAGCTGCCAAGGCTGCTGCAAATGCTGCCAATTCCAGCAGTATTAGCATAGACAGCACCCCATTAAGCATTGACAAGCTGAATGGTAGTGGTAGCTTGGGTACAGTATCCGCTAAGGCTCTATTCAATGCGGATCGTAGAGCTCCATTGGCGTCTCTAAGTTCCTTTAAGATCTCATCACTGGAATATCAAGATTCCGAAGTTCGATCGGTGGACGAAGAAGATTCGGTATTTCTGGATAGTGTGGCTGATACCGATGAAGATTTGCGCCAGATGAGTAGTGAAAGTGAGGAAGCTAGCCTACAGGACTATGTGGCCGATATTGATCCACACAATAGTGGGACTACAGGATCACTAATGCATCACGATAGTTCAATGCCAAATGCAGCTGGCAGAGCTTTACGATATCCCATGGAGAGACATTTCAGCCTGGGTGCCCAAACCATTgccaatacaacaacaacaacatcaagtaGTGCTGTGACAGGTGCAAACATAGTCCCCACAACTGCCAGTGCGAGAACGCGTCGATCTATGTTGCAACGCAATCGTACCATAAGTGTGTCTTCCAGTGATCGTGTGGCTTTACTGGGACATCCTCTGAGAGATTTTCATTCGCCCTCCTCGTCAATAGACTCGAAACAAACACCACTGGAAACCCATTTCGGTGCCATTATTTGTACAAATAGTCCTCCAACACATCCGAGACGGGCACAGCTCCTACAACAATACAGTGATCctcaaagtcagccaacgactaCAACTACGACAACCAATACAACGGAAGAAGATACCTGCTCCACTCTCAATACTGAGGTGGGAATGGGCATTGAAATGCCTGGTGATGTTATAGATTTTGTTATTACGGGTAGCAATGAGACCATGGGCTTAAGTTCCACCACCCCTAGGGGTGGATCAAGTCTCACCCATCATAGTAGTTtgaatacagtagtaagtttcgGCCGATCAAGTCCCCCTAACCAAGAAACTCAGTTGGGGAGTATTGAAGCGAAACAAGATCTACTAATGAAATTacaattacaacaacaacaactgccAATTTctgcatcaacaacaacaacccaaTATGATCCTTGTGCCTCTTCTATATCTGATTCTTTTATACAAACTAAGGAAACTCTAATAAAAATGCCTTCTTCTCTCAAAAGCctgattttaaataaaccttccaagacaacaacaacaacagcaacaatctCAGATCCTGCAAACaaaaccacaacaacaacaacaactcctCCATCACCATCACAACAACCCATTAATATTATAAGTCGTAGTGCCAGTAATCTAACATTTCCCCCAGAGATAGCCAACACCACCACTACTGGAACACAACCCCTTAACTTTTTCACAACCCTTAATGAAGCCCCCATGTATGATGTCAGCCATAGTCCCTGTCCATCGGTAATGCTGGAGTTACCATTGATACGTTTGCCCACCGAGGAGGATAATACTTCGGTGAGATCAGCCGACCCTCCCGACGCAGGCGATCATAGTTTGAGCTGTAAGAGTGATGAAACACCGCAACATTTTGATCCCAGCTTACCTAGCTCATCACGTAAATGGTCTAAGGAGACATTATTCTAG